A window of Epinephelus lanceolatus isolate andai-2023 chromosome 3, ASM4190304v1, whole genome shotgun sequence genomic DNA:
TAAAGTCTTAAGTTCCACCTTTTTTAACTTTGCCTGTCTTGTCTTTTTAGGCAACTTTGTGAGAGCGTGTGTCATCAGAAGATGCCTTTCTTTCACTCCTGGTTCCGGttcctgctgctgttttgcCTGGTCTTTGTCTTGTGCTACTCTCAGTCCAGCAGCTCTCGATCATGGTGGGAGAACTTTCCACTCCATATGCACTACCAGAGGTTTCTCAATCGAACCAATCAAGTCAATCTACCTCCTGCTTATCGTGTCCATCCAAAACACAGAATTAAACCAACTGAAATCTATGAAACCACAGCAAGCACTACTGTACTACCTACTGTGCCTCCAACAGGTACTCAGTTCCATCACGCCTACCCACGCAACTACCACTTTAATATGGATAACCCAGATGTGTGCAAGACCAAGACCCCTTTCCTGGTCTTGATGGTTCCAGTGGCACCCAAAAACGTGGCAGCACGGGACGCCATCCGGCAGACATGGGGCAAAGAGAGCCTGGTGCAGGGCGAGGCGGTGCTTACTCTGTTCATGCTGGGCCTCTCAGGAGGAGCTGATGTGGAGCAGGTGCAGGAGAAGCTCAAACAGGAGAATCTACAGCACCACGACTTGATCCAGAGCAACTTTATGGACACTTACCTCAATCTGACCACCAAAACCATGGTGATCATGGACTGGCTGGCCACACGCTGCCCTACAGCAGCATACGCCATGAAGATTGACTCTGATATGTTCCTTAATATTGACAATTTGGTAATGATGCTGCAGAAGCCAGGCATCCCCAAGCTGAACTACCTGACTGGGATGCTTATGTGGAACAGGCCAGTTGTCCGTTCAAAAAACTCTAAGTGGTACGTCCCCGAGGAGATGTACCCAGAACCTCAATATCCAACCTACACTCTGGGCATGGGATACATCTTCTCCAACGATCTTCCTGAAAAATTTGTGGAGGCCTCAAAATCAGTGAAACCATTTAACATAGAGGACGCTTACATTGGAATGTGCATGAAACAGCTAGGTCTTGCACCCACATCACCACCAAATCCCTCCCAGTTCAAGGCCTATAACACAAGATATAATCGCTGCGAATTCTCCAAGGTCATCACCTACATTCTTGGGTCTTCACAAGAGCTATTGAAATACTGGACAGATTTGAAGAAGCCTGAACCACTGTGTTAGGACAAAGACTATTCCTGATGTACTGATAAAATCACCTGGGTTGAAGGGATTGGGTGCCAAGGAATGGACGGGTTAATTTATTTATAGATTTCTATTGTACTGTTGTGAGCAATTGGAACACCACTGTGGAAAAGTTGCAAAGGTTTATGAACTGCATtacagacactggactggtgtgTATTTAAAACTATTTTGTTGGCTTGCCAACAATAAAATATGTGAAGGTAAAGTTTATTTTACAACACCACTAGCTGTTGATCACTAAAGGTGTTGCAGAGCAATGTTTTGATAAGCAGGTCATGTATAGTTTGTATACCATTTGTACCTGTATATttacaaaagcacacacacacgcctcaaGCACGGCACATTTGTGCAAACAGCAGGGATTAGTAAAATCACTTGGATCTAATGGAACAAACGCAGCTTTTCCAAAAAAAACGTCTATGCAACTATTAAGAGGTACGAAAAGCTGTCAGAATGTTTCCTATACATTCAGGCGAATTTGGGAAAGGATTTTGAACTCAGTTGTGAACACTCCTcagggtattttttttaagtgacaaaTCAAGCAAACCATTCACCACTGTCAGAAAGGTGTACAAGTTATTTCATTGTTTACATTGCAGATTCATATAAGTTTTAGAAGAAGCCAaactactaaaaaaaaaataataataatttgtgcaATATGTCACAAAATCCTTTAGTAAAGACGCTGTACTTTTTACTACATTGTCGTTgagtttttattcttttttctcCCCAGAATTAAGTCTTCTCTTGTATTCTGGTGGGTATAAGAAGGGGTTGCGAGAGGTTTCATGAACTTGAATATTATTATGCAGCAGGTCCTGATAaagcctggtaagaccatcctgatgacgtcagctcaacattctgtttcgctctctgtatcagtctggactcggTGCTGCCCCAACCTTTTTCCAGAAATTTAAATCCAATcagggcaacacattctcactccaaactcATACAAACATATCGACATATAGTCATGGATATTCCATGTTGATGTGCAAGGTAACCTGTGCCTCAtaagactactccagttagTTTGGCACTtttttcacccattaaattatgctactttgacagacatagttagaaaccttaggtccactacctgctgccttgacactctgcctacaaccttttttaaagatgtttttaactgcatagcatcaGATATACTACAGATAGTCAACTGTTCTCTTCATTTAGGCCTTTTTCCAACGGCCCTGAAGACCGCAGTCATTAAACCTCTCTTTAAAAAACCTAATCTggatgcctcagtaataaataactacaggcccatatcaaacctaccatttttaggaaagatcattgaaaaggttgtttttcagcaactcaacaccttcttggagcagaacaattcctttgatgcctttcagtctggatttcgagcacatcacagcactgagactgcacttgtaaaagttttaaatgacattcatctgagcagtgatgcatcaaatATTTAGgttctggtattactggacctcagtgctgcattcgacacagttgaccataagatactgctcgacagactagaaaagtttgtgggactttctggcactgtgctaaattggtttaaatcttatttacaagacagggatttctttgtgtcacttggcaattatgaatctgtgtgaacaaaaattacatgtggagttcctcaagggtccattcttgggcctcttctgttcaacatctatatgctccctcttgctcagattatggaatatcataacatctcctaccatacttatgcagatgacacacaactttacataacagtgtcaccagatgactacagtcccctacatctgctaaataagtgcattgacgaaatcaatacatggatgtgccagaattttctacaactaaacacagacaaaactgagatagttgtttttggccccaaagaacaaagatcaatagtcagtgctcaccttgacgccatgacactaaaacctatgaatcaagccagaaatcttggtgtagttctggactcagacctaaatttcagTAGTCACATAGTCACACATCATTtagacaattactaaatcagcctactaccaccttaaaaacatagcaagaataaaagaatttctgtctaaccaagatacagaaaaacttgttcatgctttcattttcagcaggctggactattgtaacggtgtcttcacaggcctgagtaaaaaatcaatcagacaactgcagctagTCCAGAAcactgctgccagagtcctcaccaacaccaagagagtggagcacattacaccagtgcttaagtcactgcactggcttcctgtgtgccaaaggatagactttaaaatcttgttacttgtctataaagcactaaatggtcttgggcctaaatacatctctgatatacttgtacaTTATGAAGCacccagacccctcagatcatctggaacaggtttactcactgtccccaggatcaaaaccaaacaaggtgaagcagcctttagtttctatgctccccgcctgtggaacaaacttccagaatatctgaggtcggctgaaactgtcaactcatttaaatcagagcttaaaacattactatttactgcagcttaccagtgaactagatatgtaacttattgttaggataatctgtagctattgtttttatatttgtctgctgttgcttttgctttatgtttgctttttaaatgcattttctgcacggtttttaactatttattgtcttgcttttagcttttgtttttaatgatctattgttcctttaatgttttattttaatatatttctcttgtaaagcacattgaattgccttgtgtatgaatggtgctatgtaaataaaattgccttgccttgccttgggtgtgttggttgttgatgttcttggATGCTTTGTCAATTTCTGCATGTTATGTGCGTCaatgcaaattgatgttttttttcctccaacaactaaggcatgtggttgggtttaggcaacaaaagcacatggttgggttttgcagaaaagagcagggtttggctttataatatTACAGgacactgctctcctgggtgaagattggtgtttgttggacccatccaccgcccctccCTTCCGTCCGTCCTACTTGGAGTTTTGCCGCCtcaacttttgttcttgtcccatcGCGTTTCCCCCTGCCGCCGCCAACACAAGCTGCATATCATGCATaacagcttttttcgtcagtgtctgatgctgtgAGTCACTGTCCTAGCACTGGATTTTGACGTTTGTTAATGACATAAAATGCAGGCCACAGcttgcagaacagtaatggCCGCTCCCGTAGGGTAGGAACAAATGCTAATTGTTagataaaattattaaaattattagaataaacacagcaataagtgaAGTTATAATAGAAATAGAGTCAATAACAAgtgaaactaagaattgttgtgttttctaaacCTTTGAATGAGCCGTTTAAATGTACATATGAAGCCTGTCCTTGATGTAGAAAAACTTGCACtcttgaatacatttttaatacaaCACATCTGATGACTAAGATCTTGGTAGCATGTACGCATAAATAGATACCATAAAACATAAAGTAACAAACCAATGATTGGGGCaacctctagctcacctggtagagtgtgcTTCCCATATACTGTAGGCTGAATCCTTTGCAGTGGCCTGGATTCAGTTCCAACTTGTGGACGTGTGCTGCGTGTCATTCCCCTTCTCTCGTTACCCGCTTTCCTGTCAGTCTCCAGCTGCACtgtaataaaggcaaaaaagtaTCTTAAAAAAAGATTCAGCCTTACATAGCATATCACACATCATACAGAAGCATGTGTACTCACACTATCTTGGAGGAGTCAAAACAATTGTTGTGTAACCCTTGGTTTAATCTGTTTAATCTGTGAGTCTGAATATCTACAAGGTCCTCATCTTACATATCTTAGCCTTCAGACTCCATGAAGCCTCGTCACATGCCTGCATGCAGACAGTGAAGAGCTCCAAGGCCTTTCAAAACACCAAACAATGACCATGGATAAATCATACATTCATACagctattattattgttgttatttatgatAACATTCACatactttcatatttaataattTTTCCTTAATAGAATTCTTCCACTGAGTCCGCCATGTCGTTcctacagtagtagtagtagtagctaAACACACTCAAGATATCCACTTGTGTGGGTAAATCACCCTGCAGAAGCCCCACATTAGCCTTAGAGTCATGGAGAGATGACAACATTACAGCAACAAGAACTCCTCTATTGTACATATGGGAGCGTCAATTGTATGAGCATAATTAAGAAAAACACGAATTCTAGTTGTAGTTAAAATTTGACCCTATTCTCATCCCACAAAGGTCAGCAAAGAGACTATTTCTGAGAATGGCTGTTTTGTGGGTTTCATATACCACTCTGCTGGTACCTTATGACCTCATTTGTAAACATGCATGTCTATgtttgtgtgcacgtgtgtgagcGAGGGTGTGTATCTGCCTAATtgcagctaatctcacaaactactggaccaatcagcctaatattttgtgtgcacacttATGACTGTACGCTCAAGTTTCTCTCATGGTTGTGGTGATTCAGAATTGTTGAAAAACTTGTTTTATATcatcattgactgctgactcctcactcctcttagaTGGTTGGAAGGGGCAGAaagttttccagaaatcagctcagctaaaaacaacaagccttactGGCTGTTGCAGGTCGTATGTTAGCCTTTGTCATGGCTTAAAACTGACatctacagaaaaaaaaaaaatcttattttgaaCTGGAGCATCTAAAAACTAATTCTATACCCAgtatgttatgatccactaaagttagaCATGATACGAGATAAATAAGTCAACTGGTATTGTTATCTTCGCTGCCATATTGATTTGAAGGCAGCTGGGAAGGAAGACTCCACCAGGTACACCTTcgtgattttgttgatttggtcatttgTCCTTGACATTTGTGCATCTATCCAAAGTAAGTAAGCAAGCAAAGTGGTTAAATAGCTTCTTTTTTGGTCTTGTTAaaactgtgttgtgttgtgttagcCTACAAACAGAGTTAATACTGTTACAAGTCCAGTTATGTATGGATCAAATGATCAAATGGATCACATGGATCGAAGATTTGTGGCAGTGTTTTAGTTACTAAAGATATATCCTTCCTTGTTATCACATGATGTCTATATTTCACTAATAGTGCCATTTAGCAGAAGTCTGCTCTGTGAAATGCACTGCAGCTCTGTCAAAAATAGACGAGGCctgtatttttattagcttctgAAACACACTGCAGTGCCTCTGCGGAACCAGAACTGTCTAGAGTGGTGGTTCCCAACTGCTCCAGACACGAGGTTCagttttctcctcagtcattagttcaatgTCCACACAATTTAATACagtcagtgtcatacttgcgtttggttGTGTCATCAAGATAGACTGCTGTCTCTCACAAGAAGCTAGTCGCGCTTCTTACAGTTTTGCGCAAAATAAATGCGATATTTCTAAAGTTTCGACAAAGTACAATTGCGACTTgcaggtgtttccattaaaaggtgttttgcgTATGAGCCGTAATTCTCGTAAAATCTCGTCCCGCGAGACTCCACTGTGTTTGCAGAGGTAAGATGGATATTCCAAATCTCTTGCGAGCTGGAACAATCATCTCggttgccactgctgctgttgcagttGTCTACAACCAAAGACAAAGAGAGCAAGTGGTACTCCAAAGGCAAAGTGTGTGGCAGCGACCACAGAAAAGAATTTCTGGGAGGGGATCGTGAACAAGGAATTCACAGAGGACTTGAATGTCTGGTGACGTATCTTTGcaaaaaaagtgtttccattACACTTTTGTGATATGTACTTCTATATCGACACGACTGAAAAACCACCTCATGAGAGCATAAAAACTTTTTCTCGATATTTAAGAGATTTTTCAAAATGTAGGTGTTTCCATTACCAGttttttattgtgatatttagATTTTGCGCATTTCTAGGGTTAACGGAAACCCACttgctgtccgttagtcactcactctacagcaggaaatgacactTAAAATGCAGCTGTGTTGGAAACTCAccatacttaaaaataaagtatattttttaCGAACTACTGTAGACACGTTCTCGAgttacttgtggtccattcagaatggatccacaacccacttttggaccaagacccaccagttgggaaccactggtctagagTGGTCGTGATCAGCCTGAGCAGTTGCCTGGCACCTTTGTATCTTGTATCTTTATTAGCATCTACACCTACACCTGCTGGGATTACAATAAAAACGGACCTGGGTTTGAAACATTTCGTGGCTCGTAGCATACTGTACACGTCTGACCTGCAGTTCagtctgttttgaaaaacaaatgtagGATAAGAGCATGCTGAAGGGAGGTTGCAATATGAGAGCACTCAGTTCAGTGTGGAGCAAGATATCAGATAACTGCCGAGGGGAGAGGTTCTTAATCTTTGGTGAGATAGCATTTATTATCAGTAAGTCATCCAGTCCACACATGAAAAACACATATGTAATGATTGTCCTGTTCTGTTTTAGccttaattttgtgtctcttgtctTGCCTAAGATTTACCCTCACACTACAGAAGCTCAAAGTAGGTGTTGAGTAATTGGATGTTTATCATACTGAGTACTTTTCCCCTTGTCTTGAATTGCACTGGGCAGTAAAGGTGCTTTCATTTACGTCAACTGAGAATTCTTAAGGAAAGCTGCACCTTGTGATGACTCAGTCAGGAAAAGTACACATGGCACAGGGCAAAGAGGATGTTTAGTTTCACCGTCATTTGTCACCGGTGTAATGCAGAAAAATGGACCGGTTGCAGGACAAGAGCTTAAATATATTTCAAAGCTTGTGATGACTTGAGTTTGACATAGTGAGTTGATTAAATGTGTGCCAGAGGGAAGGTGATGATTACTTGGTTGACTTGTCTTTGTGTAAAGAAAGGATTAGCACTCACAGATATGTTGTGACACACCACACATATCTGAAGGTTCATGGTGTGCAGATCACTGGGTCAGGAACACATCAAAATAAATGATTTGAACTCCTGACGGCACAGTTAGAGAAAAGTGAAACGTTTATACAACAAAACACCTGGGGCCGACACAGTTTGTTTCGTTTCCGCTGGTTATCCACACTTTACAGGCTCATAAAAGGGCATTCATGGATGTCGCAGGATTCCCTGGTGTTGTGGGTGTAATTGATGGGACACACATCCATATAATGGCACCGTCAGAAGATGAAGCCGTCTTCGTGAACAGGAAGAGATTTCACAGTATCAACGTTCAACTTGTTTTCAATGCGGACTATAAGATTTTGGACATTGTTGCTAAATGGCCAGGCTCAACACATGATGCCAGAATACTCTCTGAGAGTGGCCTCAGACAGCTTTTCAAGGGACATTATGTGCCAGCCAATTGCTACTTGTTAGGGGACAGTGGCTACTCATGCAAACCATGGCTCCTAACACCTTACCTCCATCCAGACCAAGGGCCGCAACTCAACTACAACAGGTAACACAAACAATATAGAATTAtgcatggaaataaaatgtaaagagcATGTTGGAGTATCCTAGTAGTTTAAATATTTCCCTCAAATAATGTACATTGTCATGTATTAAATTATTCACATTATTTCCAGTTGTTTTGAATGAAATTTTGATTATGTCTGTATTAACTTGTAGGGCCCATAGGACAACAAGGGCAGTAGTGGAGCATGGCATTGGCCAACTGAAGAGGCGCTTTCATGTTCTCCACGGAGAGGTGCGGCTGACCCCTGATAAAGTCTGCAAAGTCATCATAGCCTGTGTGATACTACACAACATTTGCAAGGCTAGACAGATTGCAGAACCTCTTGAGGGTGATGAAGACAGCGataatgatggtggtggtgatgaaaaCATTCACACTCCACAGGGGAACTTGGCCCACAGTGGACTGCCTTACAGAGCCCAATTTACAAATTTACATTTCAGGCAAGTTATAGTATATGTAATTTAAGAACCTGTGACTGCAGTGAACTAATATACCAACTAATATTTACTACACATAGCCTACAATAGTTACTTGACACATATTACACACAAAGGCACATGAATACATAATATCTATTTGTCATGGGATTTATTTTTTAGGAGATCAATTTTTAGTCGGTAGTACTCCTCCTGTAGGCATAGAACTCTTTTCTGCTGTCTGAGGACATCCATTGTCATCTCCAATCTTCTGTCCTGCAGGGATGGTGTtggagcagcaggcaggaatgGTGTTtgagcagcggcagcagcagcagcagcagcagcgggcaGGCTGAACTGTGATGTTTCAGGCTGAGGGTCGTACACCTGGCCCCGGTTCCTCTGATGGCTCCATGCTACAGAAAGGGGAATACATTTAGTTtctttaattattgttttgttttcattgatttCGCAGAATGAGCATGTACAAGAGATATGAGAAATGGCTTATGTACTGAATAAATAttcctaatattttgtttacCTGCCTATTGATATATGAAAACACACTTCTACCTTTGTTGCATTTCATTGAGCTGCATCATTGAAGAGTCAATGCCTTCCCTCAGCCCGGTGATACTAACTTCTGACTGTCCCAGGACATTAAACACTGTTTCTGCAACCTGGGACAGCTGCTTAGCAGGTGGCCCACCCCCTAAAAAACAATCCAGTAACCAATATGTACACATTAattatgtatttaaatttgCCAGCAGCTGTAAGTAAGTGGTATATCACTCAGCTTTGCGTGAAGATTCACGTTTGTGTGCTGCAATCTCCTCTCTTGCTTTCGACTGCAACACATACCACCTCTTCTCACACTCCTCACTTGTGCGCATAACCAGTGGAAAGGAGGCATTCATCTGTTGTGCTATATGATCCCATGCCTGCTTCTTGGCTTGTAGTGTGACACTGGGGCCAAATCTACCTCTCAAAACACTTTTATTCTCATTGACCAATTGAGCCAGAAGCAAACACTGTTCCTCTGTCCAGTTGGTTACTTCTTTTCTTCTCCATTGCTGTTTGCAGTTTGTGGAAGATTTGAATGCCAGCCAACACTGCTTCTTATAGGCCGGTTAGCAATCCCAGAAACTGATGAAAGCTGAGCCATTTTACTCTCGTTAATACCAAATGGATAAAGTGcaaaaattaccagcatggtaAATGAATGTAAGCAAATAAATATAACTATCAGCATGTGAATACTGTGCAAGTGGGCCTGAGTTTTCACACATTTTGTAGGGTAATTTTAAAGTATagcttattatttatttaacagagaTTTTCtctttatgtaaaatattattt
This region includes:
- the LOC117254846 gene encoding beta-1,3-galactosyltransferase 1-like codes for the protein MGEQESGSGGSWLKRQLCESVCHQKMPFFHSWFRFLLLFCLVFVLCYSQSSSSRSWWENFPLHMHYQRFLNRTNQVNLPPAYRVHPKHRIKPTEIYETTASTTVLPTVPPTGTQFHHAYPRNYHFNMDNPDVCKTKTPFLVLMVPVAPKNVAARDAIRQTWGKESLVQGEAVLTLFMLGLSGGADVEQVQEKLKQENLQHHDLIQSNFMDTYLNLTTKTMVIMDWLATRCPTAAYAMKIDSDMFLNIDNLVMMLQKPGIPKLNYLTGMLMWNRPVVRSKNSKWYVPEEMYPEPQYPTYTLGMGYIFSNDLPEKFVEASKSVKPFNIEDAYIGMCMKQLGLAPTSPPNPSQFKAYNTRYNRCEFSKVITYILGSSQELLKYWTDLKKPEPLC